From one bacterium genomic stretch:
- the purD gene encoding phosphoribosylamine--glycine ligase, which produces MKVLVVGGGGREHSLVWKLNQSPRVTRVFCAPGNAGIAREAKVVPLDVTDIDGLVKFATREGIDLTCVGPELPLTLGIVDAFEAAGLRIFGASKAAAEIEGSKVFTKDLLAKYHIPTGTYGVFTDVEAAKAHLEEVGAPIVVKADGLAAGKGAIVCLTVAEALEALDLCMVQRAFGDAGDRVVIEEFLTGEEASFLAFSDGKTVLPLATSQDHKPIFDGDKGPNTGGMGAYSPAPVVTPELFDQAMNEIMIPTVRAMAAEGRPYKGVLYAGLMIENGKARVLEFNARFGDPEAQPLFMRMDGDLVDIMEAVIDERLHEVELRWQDDATICVVMASGGYPGPYEKGKVITGIEEADALQDTKVFHAGTTEKDGRIVTAGGRVLGVTARGRDIPQAIERAYAACALISWDGAQYRTDIGAKAIKFLK; this is translated from the coding sequence ATGAAGGTTTTAGTTGTAGGTGGAGGGGGACGCGAACACAGTCTGGTCTGGAAGCTGAATCAGTCACCGCGGGTGACCCGGGTCTTCTGTGCCCCGGGCAACGCCGGGATCGCCCGGGAAGCAAAGGTGGTACCCCTCGACGTCACCGACATCGACGGCCTGGTGAAGTTCGCCACCCGTGAGGGGATCGACCTGACCTGCGTCGGTCCCGAACTTCCCCTGACCCTCGGGATCGTAGACGCCTTTGAGGCGGCGGGACTGAGGATCTTCGGGGCCAGCAAGGCCGCTGCGGAGATCGAGGGCAGCAAGGTGTTCACCAAGGACCTGCTGGCCAAGTACCACATCCCCACAGGGACGTACGGCGTATTCACCGACGTCGAGGCCGCAAAGGCCCATCTCGAGGAGGTGGGAGCGCCTATCGTGGTCAAGGCCGACGGCCTTGCGGCTGGGAAGGGAGCCATCGTATGCCTGACAGTGGCCGAGGCGCTCGAGGCGCTTGACCTGTGCATGGTCCAGCGGGCCTTCGGTGATGCCGGGGACAGGGTCGTCATCGAAGAGTTCCTCACGGGCGAGGAAGCCTCTTTCCTCGCCTTTTCGGACGGCAAGACCGTCCTGCCGTTGGCCACATCCCAGGACCACAAACCGATCTTCGACGGGGACAAGGGACCCAACACCGGCGGCATGGGGGCCTACTCCCCGGCACCGGTGGTCACCCCGGAGCTGTTCGATCAGGCCATGAACGAGATCATGATCCCCACGGTGCGGGCCATGGCCGCCGAGGGACGTCCGTACAAAGGGGTCCTGTACGCCGGCCTGATGATCGAGAACGGCAAGGCCAGGGTCCTCGAGTTCAACGCCCGGTTCGGGGACCCGGAGGCCCAACCCCTCTTCATGCGCATGGACGGCGACCTTGTCGACATAATGGAGGCGGTCATCGACGAGCGCCTCCACGAGGTGGAGCTCAGGTGGCAGGATGACGCCACTATCTGCGTGGTCATGGCCTCCGGAGGTTACCCGGGGCCGTACGAGAAAGGGAAGGTCATCACGGGCATCGAGGAGGCTGACGCCCTTCAGGACACGAAGGTCTTTCACGCCGGGACCACAGAGAAAGACGGCCGGATCGTCACCGCGGGAGGCCGGGTCCTGGGCGTGACCGCGAGGGGCCGGGACATCCCCCAGGCCATCGAGCGGGCCTACGCGGCATGCGCCCTCATCTCCTGGGATGGTGCACAGTATCGGACAGATATCGGGGCGAAAGCCATTAAGTTTTTGAAATAG